The following are from one region of the Eubacterium sp. MSJ-33 genome:
- a CDS encoding helix-turn-helix domain-containing protein — MALENEWQTHEDKFNNDDILHRPTNEEYAFYTAVSRGDLETVRQNCESKRFTDLRGTGKLSRDALTNIKYHFVITVAMITRFCVDEGMEMELAYRLSDFYIMKLDFANNISTVASLHEKMVLDFTGKMLLMRNGTTSKPVTECLDYIYAHIKERITIEALAAYTNLSPSYLSKLFKKELGISISDYIREKKIEKSQNLLKFCDYSLVDIANYLSFSSQSHFIQSFKQLVGMTPKKYRDLNYCSSWIVKDK, encoded by the coding sequence ATGGCTTTAGAAAATGAATGGCAGACTCATGAAGATAAATTTAATAATGATGATATACTGCATCGGCCGACAAACGAAGAATATGCGTTTTATACTGCCGTCAGCCGTGGTGATTTGGAAACCGTAAGACAGAACTGTGAATCTAAACGTTTTACCGATTTACGCGGAACCGGAAAGTTATCCCGGGATGCTCTTACAAACATCAAATATCATTTTGTAATCACTGTCGCGATGATCACTCGTTTTTGTGTCGATGAAGGTATGGAGATGGAGCTTGCTTACCGTCTGAGTGACTTCTATATTATGAAGCTGGATTTTGCAAATAACATTTCTACAGTAGCATCACTTCATGAAAAGATGGTTCTCGATTTTACCGGCAAAATGCTGCTCATGCGAAATGGCACAACTTCAAAACCTGTGACTGAATGTCTGGACTATATCTATGCCCATATCAAAGAACGGATTACCATCGAAGCACTGGCAGCATACACGAATCTTTCTCCGAGCTACTTGTCAAAACTTTTTAAAAAAGAGCTTGGTATCTCTATCAGTGACTATATCCGTGAAAAGAAAATAGAAAAATCACAGAATCTCCTGAAATTCTGTGATTACAGTCTCGTCGATATTGCAAACTATCTTTCATTTTCTTCTCAAAGCCACTTTATCCAGAGCTTCAAACAGCTTGTCGGCATGACTCCGAAGAAATACCGCGACTTAAATTACTGTTCAAGTTGGATAGTAAAAGACAAATAA
- a CDS encoding GNAT family N-acetyltransferase, with the protein MIEIREAKEADAAALLAIYTPYVEHTAITFEYEVPTLEEFAERIRQTKTKYPYLVAKQDGKVLGYAYAGQFHAREAYAWAVETSIYVDESCKHMGIGGMLHAALEEALMEQGFLNMNACIAYAPKEDEYLTNNSVEFHAHLGYRMVGQFYQCGYKFGRWYDMVWMEKLIGEHGANPKRPF; encoded by the coding sequence ATGATTGAAATACGCGAAGCAAAAGAGGCAGATGCAGCCGCGCTGCTTGCCATCTATACGCCATATGTGGAACATACAGCCATTACATTTGAATATGAAGTACCGACGCTGGAGGAATTCGCCGAGCGAATCCGGCAGACGAAAACAAAGTATCCATATCTTGTTGCCAAGCAGGATGGAAAAGTCCTTGGGTATGCGTATGCCGGGCAGTTTCATGCCAGAGAAGCGTATGCATGGGCGGTTGAGACATCCATCTATGTAGATGAAAGTTGCAAGCATATGGGAATCGGTGGAATGCTGCATGCGGCACTGGAAGAAGCATTGATGGAACAGGGATTTTTGAACATGAACGCCTGTATCGCCTATGCGCCGAAGGAGGACGAATACCTGACGAACAACAGCGTGGAGTTCCATGCGCATCTTGGCTATCGCATGGTCGGACAGTTCTATCAGTGCGGGTACAAGTTTGGACGCTGGTATGATATGGTCTGGATGGAGAAGCTGATTGGAGAGCATGGAGCGAATCCGAAAAGACCATTTTAA
- a CDS encoding helix-turn-helix domain-containing protein: MKIKSVEELGEAIRTRRKELHYTQAFLAEFTGFSVSFISDVERGKATAEIGKTLQLLMILGLDLSVERRA; this comes from the coding sequence ATGAAGATAAAAAGTGTAGAAGAATTAGGCGAAGCGATTCGTACGCGAAGAAAAGAACTGCATTATACACAGGCGTTTCTTGCAGAATTTACGGGGTTCAGTGTCAGCTTTATTTCAGATGTTGAACGTGGGAAAGCGACGGCGGAGATAGGAAAGACATTACAGCTTCTGATGATATTGGGATTGGATCTGTCGGTGGAAAGGAGAGCATGA
- a CDS encoding HipA domain-containing protein encodes MSCGASKSAQFLAKAHLSLTGASGKTGLYYDNKGGWYMPFGMAPSTHIVKQSHVRLSGIVANEQLCLRTAKILGIDVPESFIISVGTGEHILFATKRFDRLMQEDSRVIDGKKVPFRLQQEDFAQALGVPASQKYEKIGDSYLKRVFTLLRQYSDNPVEDQLKLWDICIFNYLIGNTDNHIKNIGLLYGKDRRTIRLAPAYDIVSTMIYEESTEQMAMAIDGELDIRKITKESFRAEARHIGLGERIAMRRFEQMQNSFERALAQAKEEIQDEGYPDVAGIYEKILRKTQPNHHLNRL; translated from the coding sequence ATGAGTTGCGGGGCTTCAAAATCAGCCCAGTTTCTGGCAAAGGCACATCTATCATTGACTGGTGCGTCCGGAAAAACAGGTTTATATTATGATAATAAAGGTGGATGGTATATGCCGTTTGGGATGGCACCAAGTACACATATTGTAAAGCAAAGCCATGTTCGGCTGAGCGGAATCGTTGCAAATGAACAACTATGTCTGCGTACAGCAAAGATATTGGGAATAGATGTACCGGAAAGTTTCATTATATCAGTTGGAACAGGAGAGCATATATTGTTTGCGACAAAACGTTTTGACCGGCTGATGCAGGAAGATAGCCGGGTGATAGATGGTAAAAAAGTTCCGTTCCGGTTGCAACAGGAGGATTTTGCGCAGGCACTCGGTGTTCCGGCTTCTCAGAAATATGAGAAGATAGGGGACTCGTATTTAAAGCGTGTGTTTACATTATTAAGGCAGTATTCAGACAATCCGGTGGAAGATCAATTGAAATTATGGGATATATGTATCTTTAATTATTTAATCGGAAACACGGACAATCATATTAAGAATATCGGATTGCTGTATGGTAAGGATCGAAGGACAATCCGGCTTGCTCCGGCATATGACATTGTCTCAACGATGATTTACGAGGAGAGTACAGAACAAATGGCAATGGCAATTGATGGAGAGCTGGATATTCGCAAGATTACAAAAGAATCATTTCGCGCAGAGGCAAGGCATATTGGACTCGGAGAGAGAATCGCAATGCGGAGGTTTGAGCAAATGCAGAACTCTTTTGAACGTGCACTTGCACAGGCGAAGGAAGAAATACAGGATGAGGGATATCCGGACGTTGCGGGTATCTATGAGAAGATTTTGAGGAAAACCCAACCAAATCACCACTTAAATCGTCTATAA
- a CDS encoding glycosyltransferase family 2 protein translates to MNQVSNYNPEFTILMPCLNERRTLPLCIREIQNFLSDADLSAEILVADNGSTDGSPAIARKMGARVISVARQGYGNALTGGINAARGRYIIMGDCDYSYDFSGLQPFVDTLREGYDFVVGNRFSGTMEKHAMPFLHRYLGIPVLSYLGRKRFHTFIYDFHCGLRGFSTNAIRSLHLQCTGMEFATEMIAGFANGNHEIKELPINFRRDKRKGASHLRTFSDGVRHLYFIVCKKPLN, encoded by the coding sequence ATGAATCAAGTATCTAATTATAATCCGGAATTCACAATTTTAATGCCCTGCTTAAATGAGCGTCGGACACTGCCTCTCTGCATACGGGAAATCCAGAATTTTCTTTCGGATGCAGATCTATCTGCAGAAATCCTGGTTGCAGATAACGGAAGCACAGATGGCTCTCCGGCAATTGCGAGAAAAATGGGAGCCCGTGTTATTTCTGTTGCCAGACAAGGTTATGGGAACGCCCTGACAGGAGGGATCAACGCCGCGAGAGGCAGATACATTATCATGGGAGATTGTGATTACAGCTATGATTTTTCGGGACTGCAGCCGTTTGTCGATACCCTCCGGGAAGGATACGATTTCGTCGTCGGCAATCGTTTTTCCGGGACAATGGAGAAACATGCCATGCCTTTTTTGCATCGATATCTGGGGATTCCTGTTCTCTCTTATCTGGGCAGGAAACGATTTCATACATTTATTTACGATTTTCATTGTGGTCTACGCGGTTTTTCCACAAATGCTATTCGTAGTCTGCATCTGCAGTGTACCGGAATGGAATTTGCAACGGAAATGATTGCCGGTTTTGCAAATGGGAATCACGAAATCAAAGAACTTCCAATCAACTTCCGCCGTGATAAAAGAAAAGGTGCCTCACACCTTAGGACATTCTCCGATGGCGTTCGGCACCTTTACTTTATTGTCTGCAAAAAACCTTTAAATTAA
- a CDS encoding FecR family protein has translation MEKKKSRRWIIIAVAILVIAAVVAIILLITKKKDSYRVIKIYEVEGAAFVQRDGVDDLEPYANMLLKSGDTVRVDDGSMTLKLDEDKYVYVEENTEFKLIAQGTDENSKTTIELTKGAITNEIQNKLSTESSYEVNTPNATMAVRGTVFRVEVTYDEAGVCYTKVSTLEGKVASRLVYADGSVGEQEVLIEHGYEVIIYQDDKNTDYMGDVEPIDFSKLPQAVSERFGALIEELKEELGLKEETTETTNQKSEYTVTFLYNGAVFGTQTVKAGACAQEPSLMPEAGGSWDYDFSKPVMEDITIEWK, from the coding sequence ATGGAGAAAAAGAAAAGCAGACGTTGGATTATAATTGCTGTTGCAATCCTGGTGATCGCAGCGGTTGTTGCAATTATATTGCTGATTACAAAGAAGAAGGATTCTTATCGTGTGATTAAGATTTATGAGGTCGAAGGAGCGGCATTTGTACAGAGGGATGGCGTGGATGATCTCGAACCATATGCAAATATGCTTTTGAAATCAGGCGATACCGTGCGTGTGGATGACGGAAGCATGACGCTGAAGCTGGATGAAGATAAGTACGTATATGTGGAAGAAAATACGGAATTTAAGCTGATTGCACAGGGAACGGATGAAAACAGTAAGACAACAATCGAACTTACGAAGGGAGCAATCACGAATGAAATCCAGAATAAGCTTAGTACAGAATCTTCGTACGAGGTAAATACACCGAATGCAACGATGGCGGTGCGTGGAACCGTATTCCGGGTAGAAGTTACGTATGACGAAGCGGGTGTCTGCTATACAAAGGTTTCTACGCTGGAAGGTAAAGTAGCTTCCCGGCTTGTATATGCGGATGGTTCGGTCGGCGAACAGGAAGTGCTGATTGAACATGGATACGAGGTAATCATCTATCAGGATGATAAGAACACGGATTATATGGGAGATGTGGAACCGATTGATTTTTCCAAGTTACCGCAGGCAGTCAGTGAGCGGTTTGGTGCGTTAATCGAAGAATTAAAGGAAGAACTGGGGTTGAAAGAAGAAACAACCGAAACAACGAATCAGAAGAGCGAATATACGGTAACCTTTTTGTATAACGGTGCAGTGTTCGGAACCCAGACCGTGAAGGCGGGCGCCTGTGCACAGGAACCATCTCTTATGCCGGAGGCAGGCGGAAGCTGGGATTACGACTTCTCAAAGCCTGTGATGGAAGATATTACGATCGAGTGGAAATAA
- a CDS encoding SpoIIE family protein phosphatase gives MDIERLKKVTTIQEFFQITNKETISDGTKAFLEAMKEVRIPSGQDIVTYGQESDDGMYIILEGIADVYSSSNALINTLSIGDFIGELGLINDDIRAATVRARGEVVCANISKKLFDEIAFENRKVYGTFMNMLYTKTTKLVSERERIKSELAIATQIQTGCLENDFSCFNRLESVKLTARMRPAKEVGGDFYDMFMIDETHMCFLIADVSGKGVPAAMFMSMAKTHIKNYATLGLPLAEVASRANNQLCYKNEAMMFVTAFICVLDLETNRVTFINAGHNLPFVQKADGDFQMITAKANMVLGMMEDVPYREQYLDLSKGDCIYLYTDGVTEALNPKQELLGDANLTSMLNRHREMAGDADAFVDAMYDEVDAFADGEMQADDITMVYLSRK, from the coding sequence ATGGATATTGAACGGTTAAAAAAGGTTACAACGATACAGGAATTTTTCCAGATCACAAACAAGGAAACTATCAGTGATGGCACGAAGGCATTTTTGGAAGCGATGAAAGAGGTACGGATTCCTTCCGGACAGGATATTGTGACCTATGGGCAGGAAAGCGATGATGGAATGTATATCATATTAGAAGGAATTGCGGATGTGTACAGTTCATCGAATGCCCTGATCAATACACTCTCAATCGGAGATTTCATAGGGGAACTTGGGTTAATCAACGATGATATCCGTGCAGCGACCGTGCGTGCACGTGGTGAAGTTGTCTGTGCCAATATCTCAAAAAAACTGTTTGATGAAATCGCATTTGAGAATCGCAAGGTCTATGGCACATTTATGAACATGCTCTACACCAAAACGACAAAGCTTGTTTCCGAACGGGAGCGTATCAAGTCAGAACTTGCGATTGCCACGCAGATACAGACCGGCTGTCTGGAGAATGATTTTTCATGCTTTAACCGGTTAGAATCTGTAAAGCTGACGGCCAGAATGCGTCCGGCGAAAGAAGTGGGTGGAGATTTCTATGATATGTTTATGATTGATGAGACACATATGTGTTTCCTGATTGCAGATGTATCGGGAAAGGGCGTTCCGGCGGCGATGTTCATGAGTATGGCGAAGACCCATATCAAGAACTACGCCACACTGGGACTTCCGCTTGCGGAGGTTGCAAGCCGGGCCAATAACCAGTTGTGTTATAAGAATGAAGCAATGATGTTTGTAACCGCGTTTATCTGTGTGCTGGATCTTGAAACGAACCGGGTTACATTTATCAATGCAGGACATAATCTTCCGTTTGTACAGAAGGCAGATGGAGATTTTCAGATGATAACGGCGAAGGCGAATATGGTGCTTGGGATGATGGAGGATGTTCCATACCGGGAGCAGTATCTGGACCTTTCAAAGGGGGATTGCATTTATCTGTATACGGATGGTGTGACAGAGGCATTAAACCCGAAACAGGAGTTGCTTGGAGATGCAAATCTTACAAGCATGTTAAACCGTCACAGAGAAATGGCCGGCGATGCAGATGCATTTGTCGATGCCATGTATGACGAAGTGGATGCATTTGCGGACGGGGAGATGCAGGCGGACGATATTACGATGGTGTATTTAAGCAGGAAATAA
- a CDS encoding CHASE2 domain-containing protein, which yields MKNIIRDLLEAVIVWLLVFLMTIGNLISPLDYIVKDALYQRPRGVSGDIKIIGIDERTLEELGPIGTWSRQYYADLLELLNADEASKPAVVGFDIIFSGNVDEAGDEAFVNAAKKSGNVVVASQLIYKEKPEFDADGVKYYPIDAIIYPYEALRSEVTCAYTNVSQDSDRTVRRVLMKESYAGQEQTMFPQAIYERYCEKTGQTINTIASDKTGRTLINYSGKPGDYECISLVDVLQGKIDTRVFKDSIVLVGAYAAGMQDNFNVPNGGNQQMYGVEIHANILQAFMQNRFSVNGNPFLFGLLTGFVCAILHFVFKRTKIWLSAILLIAGVAANLIAGVILNNNGIAISLIYAPLVLIVSYIYCLAIGYILEKLKQKKVLKAFKKYVAPEIVDEISKKGDFHIKLGGENRDIAVLFVDIRGFTTMSEVLEPEQVVEILNSYLALTTEAIFKNKGTLDKFVGDATMAVFNSPFDLDDYEFRAVCAAWDIVQGGIALEGELMERFGRSVGFGVGVNCGPAVVGNIGCDFRMDFTAIGDTVNTAARLEANAKKGQVLISDVLYERVKDRVEVEEVGAIPLKGKSNEVFVYAVTGIKGERAT from the coding sequence ATGAAGAATATTATTCGGGATTTACTGGAAGCGGTGATTGTGTGGCTGCTTGTGTTTCTGATGACAATCGGCAATTTGATTTCACCACTTGATTATATTGTGAAAGATGCACTATACCAGAGACCGCGGGGCGTGTCAGGAGATATCAAGATTATCGGAATCGATGAGCGCACATTAGAGGAACTTGGGCCAATCGGAACATGGTCCAGACAGTACTATGCAGATTTGCTGGAACTATTGAATGCAGACGAAGCTTCAAAGCCGGCAGTTGTCGGATTCGATATCATTTTCTCCGGAAATGTAGATGAAGCAGGGGATGAAGCGTTTGTAAATGCAGCAAAAAAGAGTGGAAATGTAGTTGTGGCATCCCAGCTGATCTACAAGGAAAAGCCTGAGTTTGATGCAGATGGTGTGAAGTATTATCCGATCGATGCGATTATCTATCCATACGAAGCACTCCGGTCGGAAGTGACATGCGCTTATACAAATGTATCGCAGGATTCGGATCGTACAGTCCGGCGTGTATTGATGAAAGAAAGCTATGCAGGACAGGAACAGACGATGTTCCCACAGGCAATCTATGAACGTTACTGTGAGAAGACAGGACAGACAATCAATACAATTGCATCGGACAAGACCGGACGTACCTTGATTAATTATTCCGGCAAGCCGGGTGATTATGAGTGTATCTCTCTTGTAGATGTGTTACAGGGAAAGATTGATACCCGCGTATTCAAAGACAGCATCGTTTTAGTCGGTGCGTATGCGGCAGGTATGCAGGATAACTTCAACGTGCCAAACGGTGGCAATCAGCAGATGTACGGAGTAGAAATCCATGCGAATATCCTGCAGGCGTTTATGCAGAACCGGTTTTCCGTGAATGGAAATCCGTTCCTGTTCGGCTTGTTAACCGGATTTGTCTGCGCGATTCTGCATTTTGTGTTCAAACGGACGAAGATCTGGCTATCGGCAATATTGCTGATAGCAGGTGTGGCAGCAAACCTGATTGCAGGAGTAATACTTAATAACAATGGAATTGCCATCAGTCTGATTTATGCGCCGCTTGTGCTGATTGTCTCCTACATATATTGTCTGGCAATCGGTTATATTCTGGAGAAGTTGAAGCAGAAGAAGGTATTAAAAGCATTCAAGAAATATGTGGCACCTGAGATTGTGGATGAAATCTCGAAGAAGGGGGATTTTCATATCAAGCTTGGCGGTGAGAACCGGGATATTGCAGTGCTGTTCGTGGACATCCGGGGATTTACAACGATGTCGGAGGTGTTGGAGCCGGAGCAGGTTGTTGAGATACTGAACAGTTATCTGGCACTTACGACAGAAGCTATCTTCAAAAACAAAGGTACGCTTGATAAGTTTGTCGGCGACGCAACGATGGCGGTGTTTAATTCTCCGTTTGATCTGGATGACTATGAGTTCCGTGCAGTATGCGCGGCATGGGATATTGTTCAGGGTGGAATTGCATTAGAGGGAGAGTTGATGGAACGGTTTGGCAGAAGTGTCGGATTTGGAGTCGGCGTCAATTGCGGTCCTGCAGTTGTTGGTAATATCGGATGTGATTTCCGTATGGATTTTACGGCAATCGGAGATACCGTAAATACAGCAGCACGGTTAGAGGCGAACGCAAAGAAAGGGCAGGTTTTGATCAGTGATGTTCTGTATGAGAGAGTGAAAGACCGTGTGGAAGTGGAAGAAGTCGGAGCGATTCCTTTGAAGGGCAAGTCGAACGAAGTATTTGTCTATGCAGTGACCGGAATAAAGGGGGAGCGTGCAACATGA
- a CDS encoding sugar phosphate isomerase/epimerase family protein, with the protein MRCKKILIIPDRAELSSYTKLADRLDLGFEYNDFFIPKLLDDTEQLDTVIGGYEQTTGMPGYCTLHGAFLDVTVFSDDSLIARASDYRVEQSLTIAKRLGVKGVVFHTNYIANFKTDSYRDSFVKKNAAYWSGKLLKYPDIQIYMENMFDDTPELLAGLAEELKGYKNFGVCFDYAHAHVFGNSDEIGLWVQTLAPYVKHLHINDNDFRQDLHLAVGDGKIDWVKFKNYYENYFPEATVLIEVNGMEKIRKSLNFLESL; encoded by the coding sequence ATGAGATGTAAGAAAATACTGATCATCCCGGATAGAGCGGAGCTTTCTTCGTATACAAAGCTTGCAGACCGGCTGGATCTTGGATTTGAATACAATGATTTTTTTATCCCGAAGCTGCTGGATGATACAGAACAACTGGACACAGTGATAGGGGGGTATGAACAGACGACCGGAATGCCCGGCTATTGTACCTTGCATGGTGCTTTTCTGGATGTGACGGTGTTTTCCGATGATTCGCTGATTGCACGGGCATCGGACTATCGCGTGGAACAGAGTCTGACGATAGCGAAGCGTCTTGGTGTAAAAGGGGTTGTATTTCATACGAATTATATTGCCAATTTTAAGACAGACAGTTATCGGGACAGTTTTGTGAAGAAGAATGCCGCATATTGGAGCGGGAAGCTGTTAAAATATCCGGACATACAGATTTACATGGAAAATATGTTTGATGATACACCGGAACTGCTTGCGGGACTCGCGGAGGAACTAAAAGGATATAAGAATTTCGGTGTCTGCTTTGATTATGCCCATGCCCATGTGTTTGGAAATTCAGACGAGATTGGATTGTGGGTGCAGACATTGGCACCATATGTGAAGCATCTTCATATCAACGACAATGATTTCAGACAGGATCTGCATCTGGCTGTGGGAGATGGGAAGATCGACTGGGTGAAGTTTAAGAATTATTATGAAAACTATTTTCCGGAAGCAACCGTATTAATTGAAGTAAACGGCATGGAAAAGATCCGGAAATCGCTGAATTTTCTGGAAAGTCTGTGA
- a CDS encoding ATP-binding protein, with translation MENKKAITVEASMEYLDKVTSFVEAFLEDYACPMKIAMKILLCVEELYANVVNYAYGSRVGNCTIELEGKAYETENEVCICMRDQGVPFDPFAKEDPDITLSVDEREIGGLGIYMVKNIMDTVSYEYKQQENIVTMIKKWQI, from the coding sequence TTGGAAAATAAAAAAGCAATTACCGTAGAAGCGTCAATGGAATATCTGGATAAGGTCACTTCTTTTGTTGAAGCATTCCTGGAAGATTATGCGTGTCCGATGAAGATTGCAATGAAGATCCTATTGTGTGTGGAAGAACTGTACGCCAATGTTGTAAATTACGCATATGGCTCAAGGGTTGGAAACTGTACAATTGAACTGGAAGGAAAAGCATATGAAACAGAAAATGAAGTCTGTATCTGTATGCGGGATCAGGGCGTGCCGTTTGATCCTTTTGCGAAAGAAGACCCGGATATCACGTTATCTGTGGATGAAAGAGAAATCGGCGGACTGGGTATTTACATGGTGAAAAACATCATGGATACCGTGTCCTATGAATATAAGCAACAAGAAAATATAGTTACAATGATTAAAAAATGGCAGATATAA
- a CDS encoding STAS domain-containing protein — protein sequence MELKKEQEGNKLIVSVSGRLDTNAAPIMMKELEELLVDPVKEFELDMDACDYVASSGLRAILWAQKKMNGLGGSMVVKNVIGDVMEVFEMTGFADILTFA from the coding sequence ATGGAACTGAAAAAAGAACAAGAAGGTAATAAGCTTATCGTCAGTGTATCCGGACGTCTGGATACGAATGCTGCACCAATCATGATGAAGGAGCTTGAGGAGCTGCTCGTAGATCCAGTGAAGGAATTTGAACTTGATATGGATGCCTGCGATTATGTGGCAAGTTCCGGACTTCGTGCGATTCTATGGGCGCAGAAGAAGATGAATGGATTAGGCGGATCCATGGTCGTAAAGAATGTGATTGGCGATGTGATGGAAGTATTTGAGATGACAGGATTTGCGGATATTCTGACATTTGCATAG
- a CDS encoding GGDEF domain-containing protein: MDFKEEIVQFMADKVGGITIVAEGSAEIVYADSYFRKKYGDAVVGMDAEEIFVWNDECPALEIGGDAVEWEYIDTNTKKYFKFNSGLFEKEGKKYKIHQITDITEYMGLNRDITKYMGFFRKLSKFQTAVLEKLSETYYELLPMLADYFNTSKAYFMIQRDEVMDIITYNKMGNLYSNDRISYDAGVAELFESGCEDDVLFGSFDEKVQEVLRLNGAKDDSTYRMLVSGEISGQRYALYLGVWPNMDWESMNESTLKSVISLYIENGVMREKLVYASEHDGLTGLYNKAKYLEMAEKEFLSLDSIAIFNFDVNNLKKMNDQFGHEAGDKLIIKAANSFRKVTSNRVHAFRMGGDEFLLVAENVSETEVDTIRQRWEDELARLNTAEDGIDCVVAVGVAYGEKEYDYAALLKLADERMYEDKKAKKKPGEEIR, translated from the coding sequence ATGGATTTCAAAGAAGAAATTGTACAGTTTATGGCTGACAAGGTAGGAGGAATCACAATTGTTGCAGAGGGGTCTGCGGAGATTGTCTATGCGGATTCGTATTTCCGGAAGAAATACGGGGATGCTGTTGTCGGCATGGATGCGGAAGAGATTTTTGTATGGAATGACGAGTGCCCGGCATTGGAGATTGGCGGGGATGCTGTTGAATGGGAATATATTGATACAAACACGAAAAAATATTTCAAATTCAATTCCGGACTTTTTGAAAAAGAAGGAAAAAAGTATAAGATTCATCAGATTACCGACATCACGGAATATATGGGACTGAACCGTGATATCACGAAATACATGGGATTTTTCCGAAAGCTCTCTAAGTTCCAGACTGCGGTTTTGGAGAAGCTGTCAGAGACATATTATGAACTGCTTCCGATGCTTGCGGATTACTTTAATACAAGCAAAGCTTATTTTATGATACAAAGAGATGAGGTCATGGATATCATCACTTACAATAAGATGGGAAATTTGTATAGTAATGACCGGATCAGTTATGATGCGGGCGTGGCAGAGTTGTTTGAGAGTGGCTGCGAGGATGATGTACTGTTCGGAAGCTTTGATGAAAAAGTGCAGGAGGTTCTCCGCTTAAACGGGGCGAAGGATGACAGTACATATCGGATGCTCGTAAGTGGTGAGATTTCCGGACAGCGATATGCGCTTTACCTTGGGGTATGGCCGAATATGGATTGGGAGTCCATGAATGAATCAACATTAAAAAGTGTAATCAGCCTGTATATTGAAAATGGAGTTATGCGTGAGAAACTGGTATATGCAAGCGAACATGATGGTTTGACCGGACTTTATAACAAGGCAAAATATCTGGAGATGGCAGAAAAAGAGTTCCTGTCTTTAGATTCTATCGCAATTTTCAACTTCGATGTCAATAATTTAAAGAAGATGAATGACCAGTTCGGTCATGAGGCAGGAGATAAGCTGATTATCAAGGCGGCAAACAGTTTCCGCAAGGTGACAAGCAACCGTGTGCATGCATTCCGTATGGGTGGTGATGAATTCCTGCTTGTTGCGGAGAATGTATCTGAGACTGAGGTGGATACAATCCGGCAACGCTGGGAGGATGAACTGGCAAGACTGAATACGGCAGAAGACGGTATTGACTGTGTCGTTGCAGTTGGTGTCGCATATGGTGAAAAAGAGTATGATTATGCAGCACTTTTGAAGCTCGCAGATGAGAGAATGTACGAGGACAAGAAGGCAAAGAAAAAACCGGGAGAAGAAATCCGGTAA